One window from the genome of Cricetulus griseus strain 17A/GY chromosome 2, alternate assembly CriGri-PICRH-1.0, whole genome shotgun sequence encodes:
- the Zbtb7c gene encoding zinc finger and BTB domain-containing protein 7C isoform X2, translated as MANDIDELIGIPFPNHSSEVLCSLNEQRHAGLLCDVLLVVQEQEYRTHRSVLAACSKYFKKLFTAGSLASQPYVYEIDFVQPEALAAILEFAYTSTLTITASNVKHILNAARMLEIQCIVNVCLEIMEPGGKGGEEDDKEDDDDDEDDDEEEDEEEEEEEEEEEEDDTEDFADQENLPDPQDINCPQSPSKTEHLTEKACSDTPRDFPDSFQPGSPGHLGVIRDFSIESLLRENLYPKANIPDRRPSLSPFAPEFFPHLWPGDFGAFAQLPEQPMDSGPLDLVIKDRKIKEEEKEELAPPPPPPFPSDFFKDMFPDLPGGPLGPIKAENDYGAYLNFLSATHLGSLFPPWPLVEERKLKPKASQQCPICHKVIMGAGKLPRHMRTHTGEKPYMCSICEVRFTRQDKLKIHMRKHTGERPYLCIHCNAKFVHNYDLKNHMRIHTGVRPYQCEFCYKSFTRSDHLHRHIKRQSCRMARPRRGRKPAAWRAASLLFGPGGPTPDKAAFVMPPTLGDVGGHLGGTAVCLPGPSPAKHFLAAPKGAISLQELERQFEETQMKLFGRAQLEAERNAGGLLALALAENVAATRPYFPLPDPWAAGLASLPGLTGLNHVASMSEANN; from the exons ATGGCCAATGACATTGATGAACTCATCGGCATCCCTTTCCCCAACCACAGCAGTGAGGTGCTGTGCAGCCTCAATGAACAGAGGCACGCAGGGCTGCTGTGTGATGTGCTGCTGGTGGTTCAGGAGCAGGAGTACCGAACACACCGCTCAGTGCTGGCTGCCTGCAGCAAATACTTCAAGAAGCTCTTCACGGCCGGTagtctggccagccagccctaCGTCTATGAGATTGACTTTGTCCAGCCCGAGGCTCTGGCTGCCATCCTGGAGTTTGCCTACACCTCCACACTCACCATCACCGCCTCCAACGTCAAGCATATCCTCAACGCGGCCAGGATGCTGGAGATCCAGTGCATTGTCAACGTGTGCCTGGAGATCATGGAGCCTGGCGGCAAAGGAGGTGAGGAGGATGACAAGGAGGACGACGACGATGATGAAGACGACGATGAGGAGGAAGacgaagaagaggaagaggaggaggaagaggaggaggaggatgacacAGAGGACTTTGCTGACCAGGAAAACTTGCCTGACCCCCAGGACATCAACTGCCCCCAAAGCCCTTCTAAGACTGAACACCTCACAGAGAAGGCCTGTTCAGACACACCCAGGGACTTCCCCGACTCCTTCCAGCCTGGCAGCCCCGGCCATCTGGGAGTGATCCGGGACTTCTCCATTGAATCTCTGCTTAGGGAGAACTTGTACCCCAAAGCCAACATCCCTGACAGAAGACCCTCCTTATCTCCATTCGCCCCAGAATTCTTCCCACACCTTTGGCCAGGGGACTTTGGTGCCTTTGCCCAGCTGCCTGAGCAGCCCATGGACAGCGGGCCGCTGGATCTAGTCATCAAGGACCGCAAAatcaaggaggaggagaaggaggaactagccccacccccaccccctcccttccCTAGTGATTTCTTCAAGGACATGTTTCCTGACCTGCCTGGTGGGCCACTGGGCCCCATCAAGGCGGAGAATGACTATGGTGCCTATCTCAACTTCCTGAGTGCCACTCACCTGGGGAGCCTCTTTCCACCCTGGCCGCTGGTGGAGGAGCGCAAGCTGAAACCCAAGGCCTCTCAGCAGTGTCCCATTTGTCACAAGGTCATCATGGGGGCCGGGAAGCTGCCTCGGCACATGAGGACCCACACCGGGGAGAAGCCGTACATGTGCAGCATCTGCGAAGTCCGATTCACCAG GCAGGACAAGCTGAAGATCCACATGCGGAAGCACACGGGGGAGCGGCCCTACCTGTGCATTCACTGCAATGCCAAGTTCGTGCACAACTACGACCTCAAGAACCACATGCGCATCCACACCGGCGTGCGGCCCTACCAGTGCGAGTTCTGCTACAAGAGCTTCACGCGCTCCGACCACCTGCACCGCCACATCAAGCGACAGAGTTGTCGCATGGCACGGCCCCGACGTGGCCGCAAGCCCGCCGCCTGGAGGGCCGCCAGCCTGCTCTTTGGGCCGGGTGGCCCCACACCCGACAAGGCGGCCTTCGTGATGCCACCCACTCTGGGAGACGTGGGGGGTCACCTGGGCGGCACGGCAGTATGCCTCCCAGGCCCCAGCCCTGCCAAGCACTTCCTAGCGGCACCCAAGGGTGCCATAAGCCTGCAGGAGCTGGAGCGGCAGTTTGAGGAGACCCAGATGAAGCTGTTCGGACGTGCTCAGCTCGAGGCCGAGAGGAACGCAGGTGGCCTTCTGGCCCTGGCGCTGGCAGAGAACGTGGCCGCCACACGGCCCTACTTCCCGCTACCTGACCCCTGGGCGGCCGGCCTGGCCAGCCTTCCTGGGCTCACTGGCCTCAACCACGTGGCCTCCATGTCTGAAGCCAACAACTAG